The following nucleotide sequence is from Phycisphaera sp..
CTGCACGCGATATCCCAGGGCCAAGGGCTCGTCCTCGAAGAAGTCCACCAAGAAGAAGGCCAGCTCGAGCAAGAAGGCCGACGCCACACGCGTCATGATCCTCAGCCACATGGACGAGATCGGCTTCTACGTCAGCCACATCGACGACAAGGGCTTTATTCGTGTCAACCCAGCCGGCGGCTTCGACACGCGCAACCTCTTCAGCCGCCGCGTGCTGGTTTGCACCAGCGGCGGAGACCTGAAAGCTGTTATGAACCCCGGCGGCCGGCCCGTCCACATCTCGGGCCCCGAAGAGCGCAACAAGGTCCCCGAAGTCAAGGAGTTCTTCGTCGACACCGGCATGCCCGCCGACGAGGTGAAGGAGAAGGTCCGCATCGGCGACTACGTCGTCATGGACGAGCCGCTCATCGAGATCGGCACCAAGGTCGTCAGCAAGGCCCTCGACAATCGCTTCGCCTGCTGGCTGGGCATCGAGAGCATCCGCAAGCTCCACAAGAGCGGCAACGGCCACAAGTGCGAGGTCGTCGTCGCCTTCACAACCCAGGAAGAGGTCGGCCTGCGCGGCGCCAAGACCGCGGCCTACGCCGTCAAGCCCGACATCGGCCTGGGCATCGACGTTTCCCTGGCCTGCGACACCCCGGGCGTGCCCGACGCCGAAGCCGTGAACCAGCACGGCAAGGGCTTCGGGCTGCACATCCAGGACGGCAGCTTCATCGCCAACTACGACCTGGTCGACCAGGTCGAGGCGATCGCCAAGAAGAAGCGCATCGCCTACCAGCGCACCATCCTGGCGCGGGGCGGCCAGGACGGCGCCGCCGCCCAGCAGATGGCGGCCGGTGCCAAGGCCGTCGGCATCGTCTGCGGCACGCGGTACATCCACACCGTCACCGAGATGATCGATCGCCGAGACCTCGCCGCCGCGCGTGACATCGTGGCGGCGACGCTCAGCACGCTCTAGCACGTCCTTCCGAGCCGCGAGCGTAAGCTCGCGGACCTCTTCGTTTCGTACACATCGAAAGAAACGAAACGAGCCCACGTCCGTCGACGTGGGCTCGTTGAGTTCTGTTCCGCGTGTGAGTCCGGCTCAAACCATCGTCGTCATCGCCTCGATGATCCGGAGCGCCTCGCGTGCCGGGAAGGGCTTGCGGAGGAAGGCGTCGAAGCCCTGGCTCTTGAGGCCCTGGGCCTGGCCATCGGTCAGCCGGTTGCTGAGCGCCACGATGCGGGTCATCGCCAGGTGGTCGTTGGATCGCACCATCTGCACGACCTGCATCGCCTCGTTCTCGCCCAGGTGCATGTCGATCAGCAGCACGTGCGGGCGCAATTTCTCGCAGAGCATGCCGGCCTGGAAGCTCGTCGCCGCCGTCGAGACCTCGTAGTCGGTCTGTTCGGCGATGATGCTGCCCAGCCCCTCGACGACGGCCGAGTCGCTGTCGACCAGCAGCACCCGCGTGCCGGTGGTCTTCAGCCCGTCCAGGGGCATCCGATGCTTCTTCATGAACTTGACCAGGGCCGGCAGGGGGATCCGGCGGTCTTTCGACCCCGGAATCCGATAACCCTCGAGCTCCCCGGAATCGAACCATTTGCTCACCGTTCGCGGGGCGACCTTGCAGATCTCCGCTACTTCACCGGTCGTCAGCACGTCCTTTTCGAACGGCATGGGCACACCTCACATCCCTCGCCAGCGCCCCGAGCGCGGCGTCCTGCTGCGGACGCCAATGGAATCGGCTGCGCCGGTAGATCGCTTAACGCGGGAGGCGATGGATACGCCGTAAACTCTGCTGTTTCTGTGGGTTAGGCGGACATTCCCGCGTGGGAAAGCCGCTTTTGGGACGATCCGCCCGAGCTATCGGCTCAGCATAACCCCAGCAAGCGCAATGGACGTCCAGCCGGCCATCGACAGCGAAGCAGAGCCTGAGAGCCACCCAGATCCGATCGCGAACACCCCCCGAGGAGGGCGATCGGGCTGCATCCATCCGGCGGGAGACCCGTACCGTCACCCACCGAGGCCACGTCCGTTTTTCCCGAGCCAGCCATCGGGGCGGCGCTGGTCTATCCTCACGACCCCCGGCAGGGCCCGTTCCGGCCCGATCGGGATCGGCGTGGACCCGCTTCAGGCCTCAAGAAACTGACTCTGGCCTCACCGAACTGAATGAAGTAGAGGAGTGCAGCTCGTGCCCATGTTCTCGCGATCGACCCTGCCAACCTTCGCCGGCTGCCTGGCACTGGCCCTATCCACGCACCTGGCCGCCCCGGCCCTCGCCCAGGAGGGCCCCGATCGCTTGACCGATCGCCAACTCCTCGACGAGTTCATTCACTTTGTCTTTATTGACCGCGACGATGTCGCGGCCGATTACGCCGCCCAGCTTCTCGGGCGTGGCATCGACCCTCGCGAGTTCGTTGATCTCGTCGAGGGTGCCGGTCTGGGCGATCGCTTCGATCGTGCGGTGAGCGAAGCCATCCGCGCCGGCCTGGCCGAGTCGCAGGCCGCCGCGCTCCGCAAGCTGTACAGCGAAGGCCGCCTCCAGCGCGCCCGCGATCCCCAGGAGATCGCCGAGAACATCGCCATGCTGACCGGCCCTTTGCGCGGCCGGCTGATCGCCAAGGAGCGACTGGTGGCCGCCGGCGAGTACGCCGTGCCTCAGCTCCTGCGTGTGATCGATGCGGGTGCCGATCCGGCTCTGGTCCGCGAAGTCCGCGCCGTGCTGGTGCAACTGGGACAGCAGGCGGTGATGCCCCTGAGTGTGGCAATGCGTGACACCGCGCCGCAGACCCAGCGCGCCATCGCCGACTTGCTCGGCCAGATCGGTTATGACACGGCCGCCCCCTTCCTGGCCGAGATCGCGCAGACGACCAGCAACGGCCCCGTCCGCGAGGCGGCCGAGCGTGCGCTCGACAGCGTCATCGACGCCCAGGGCGCCCCCGCGAACGAGCTCTACGTGCAGATCGCCGAGAACTACTCCGCCGAGGACGCCAGCGTCACCAGCTTCCCGGGTGAGGCGAGCCAGCCCATGTGGCGTTACGAGGCGACCGCCGGCGGCTTGCTGTTCAGCTCGATCCCAACGCCGGTGTACCACGAGATGATGGCCATGCGTCTGAGCGAGGATTCGCTCCGCCTGGTGCGCACGCCCAACGCGTCGGCGGCCGCCCTCTGGGTCGCGTCGTACCTGCGTCTGGATATCGAGCGCCCCGAGGACGCCAACCTCGACCTGGGCCTACGTGAGCCGATGTATTATGCTGTTGCTTCGGGCTCGACGATCGCCCAGAACGTCCTGTCCCGGGCTCTGGCGACGAGCAACACCCAGCTCGCGCGCAAGGCCATCGAGGCCATCGGCCGGACCGCCGGCGGCCAAGACCTGTGGGTTGGCGCCGCCGGCACGCCCCAGCCGCTCGTCGCGTCGCTGACCTACCCCAACCGCCGCGTGCAGTACGAGGCCGCCCTGGCCTTCGCCAACGCGCAGCCCCGCTCGCAATTCGACCGCAGCGACTTGGTCGCTCCGATCCTCGCCTCGTCCATCCGTGGTGCGACCGATCGCTACGCGTTGGTCGTCGCCAGCGATCCAGAAGTGGGCCGCGGCCTGCAACGCATGCTCGAGGGCATGGGCTACCGCGTGAGCCCGGCCGGCGAGTCGCTCGGCGCCCTCCAACAGGAGTACGAATCGGCTTCCAGTGTCGATCTCGTTGTTGCCAGCCTACCGCTCGACCAATCGGTGGGCCTGGTCGCCCAGATGCGCGCGACCAACCGCCTGATGGCCGCCCCGCTGCTCATGCTCTCCGATGGTGCCGCCGAGATCGAACTCGATCGTCGGTACGGCTCCGATCGTGCCATCGCCGTTCGGACGGCCGGCATCCGTAGCGAGCAGATGCGTGCGACCATCGAAGACCTGTCCGAGCGTTCGCTCGGTGGCCCGATATCCGAGGAGGAAGCGACGATCTACGCCGCCGAGGCGATCGACGCGCTGCTCGAACTGGCGATCTCCGAGAACGAGGTCATCATCGCGTCGGACGCGACCAGCCAGTTGGTCCAGGCCCTCGAGCAGGACGACGGGCTCATGGAGCTCCGCCTGGCCGAGTTGCTCTCCTGGATCGGCCAGGCGAACGCCCAGCAGGCCATCTTCGATCGCGCCATCCAGGCCCAGGGCGCCCAGCGTGTTGCCCTGCTCGGCCACACGACCAACTCGGCCCGCCGCAACGGGAATCAGCTCCTCGAGCGTCAGATCCAGCGACTGCTGCAGATCGCGCGTGACGGCAACGACGCCGAGGCCATCGCCGCCGCGGGCCTGCTCGGCTCGCTCGGCGTGCCCAGCGAGGACCTGGCCGGCCTGATCCTCGACGACCGCGGCTAAGAACTTCCGAGAACAATCGAGATCCGAACGAGGCCCGGGTGCAAGCCCGGGTTTTTTCGTGCGCGATTTTCGACATCCGCCACGTTCAATAACACCGAAAACCCTTCCAACGCCCCTCGCAGCACCGCCAGCCGTCACAACCCACACCGTTTCGCGCTCGACGATGTTCAAGAGCCGGACTGCAGCGGCAGCGAATCCGATGCTGATAGCGGCCGTGGCGGGCATGGTGTCCGCCGCGGGGTTTGTTTGACAGAAGGTCGCCCGTGCGAGCGTGACGACGCGATGCCGAGAGGTTCGGCGAGAGCTCGGTCGACGGGTACCCATGGAGGGCACGCAATGATGCGCGCACAGGTTCGTAAGGCGTTTACGCTTGTTGAAATTCTGATCGTCGTGGTGATCCTCGGCATTCTGGCCGCGATCGTCATTCCCCAGTTCACCAGTGCCAGTGAAGAGGCCCAGGTGAGCAGCGCGGAGAGCCAGCTCCAGACGGTTCGCAACCAGATCGAGCTGTTCCGCGTTCGCAACAACGGCACGGCCCCCACGATCGCCAATATCTTTACTGGTGATGCCGCCGACCCGCTCACCGAGCCCGCTGGTGGCTGGCTGAGCATCGTGAACGCGGACTACCTGCGTACTCCCCCGCAGAACCCCCGCACCGGCACCGCCACCCTGGCCGCTGGCGTGGCAGCTCCTGCCGCCGCCGTCGCCGCTGGTGACGATGGCTGGATCTACGACGAGGCCACCGGTCGAATCTGGATGAACGGATTCGACGAGGGCGCCGGCGAGTGGATCGAGCCGTAAACCTCCCCGGTTTGCATGATTTTCGTCCGCCCCGGGCTACCGCCCGGGTCGGGCTTTGCGGTGCAAGGGATTCGACGGAGGTATTCGAGCATGGCTCAGGTCAAGGGTCGTATCCGGGCCGCGTTTACGCTGGTCGAGATCCTCATCGTGGTGGTGATCCTCTCGCTTCTCGCGGCGATTGTCGTGCCACAGATGGTGGGGGCCCAGTCCGAGTCACAGGTCAACGCGACGCTGTACGACCTGGGCAAGATCCGCCGCCACGTGGTGGTCTATCGCTCGCGTGAGGACGCCTTCCCAACCATCGAAGAGGGTGATGGCACCTGGGGCGAGATCGTGGGTGATACGAGCAACTACCTCATGCATCCGCCCGTGAACGCGTACGTCGGCGGCGAGAACCGTCGCGTGATCTCCTACAGCGACACGCCCGACGCGGCTTTCCAGACCGATCATGCCTGGATCTACGACGCCAACACGGGCCGCAT
It contains:
- a CDS encoding prepilin-type N-terminal cleavage/methylation domain-containing protein → MMRAQVRKAFTLVEILIVVVILGILAAIVIPQFTSASEEAQVSSAESQLQTVRNQIELFRVRNNGTAPTIANIFTGDAADPLTEPAGGWLSIVNADYLRTPPQNPRTGTATLAAGVAAPAAAVAAGDDGWIYDEATGRIWMNGFDEGAGEWIEP
- a CDS encoding type II secretion system GspH family protein codes for the protein MAQVKGRIRAAFTLVEILIVVVILSLLAAIVVPQMVGAQSESQVNATLYDLGKIRRHVVVYRSREDAFPTIEEGDGTWGEIVGDTSNYLMHPPVNAYVGGENRRVISYSDTPDAAFQTDHAWIYDANTGRIWAGGFDDQDFPLPKLP
- a CDS encoding response regulator, which translates into the protein MPFEKDVLTTGEVAEICKVAPRTVSKWFDSGELEGYRIPGSKDRRIPLPALVKFMKKHRMPLDGLKTTGTRVLLVDSDSAVVEGLGSIIAEQTDYEVSTAATSFQAGMLCEKLRPHVLLIDMHLGENEAMQVVQMVRSNDHLAMTRIVALSNRLTDGQAQGLKSQGFDAFLRKPFPAREALRIIEAMTTMV
- a CDS encoding HEAT repeat domain-containing protein, whose product is MFSRSTLPTFAGCLALALSTHLAAPALAQEGPDRLTDRQLLDEFIHFVFIDRDDVAADYAAQLLGRGIDPREFVDLVEGAGLGDRFDRAVSEAIRAGLAESQAAALRKLYSEGRLQRARDPQEIAENIAMLTGPLRGRLIAKERLVAAGEYAVPQLLRVIDAGADPALVREVRAVLVQLGQQAVMPLSVAMRDTAPQTQRAIADLLGQIGYDTAAPFLAEIAQTTSNGPVREAAERALDSVIDAQGAPANELYVQIAENYSAEDASVTSFPGEASQPMWRYEATAGGLLFSSIPTPVYHEMMAMRLSEDSLRLVRTPNASAAALWVASYLRLDIERPEDANLDLGLREPMYYAVASGSTIAQNVLSRALATSNTQLARKAIEAIGRTAGGQDLWVGAAGTPQPLVASLTYPNRRVQYEAALAFANAQPRSQFDRSDLVAPILASSIRGATDRYALVVASDPEVGRGLQRMLEGMGYRVSPAGESLGALQQEYESASSVDLVVASLPLDQSVGLVAQMRATNRLMAAPLLMLSDGAAEIELDRRYGSDRAIAVRTAGIRSEQMRATIEDLSERSLGGPISEEEATIYAAEAIDALLELAISENEVIIASDATSQLVQALEQDDGLMELRLAELLSWIGQANAQQAIFDRAIQAQGAQRVALLGHTTNSARRNGNQLLERQIQRLLQIARDGNDAEAIAAAGLLGSLGVPSEDLAGLILDDRG
- a CDS encoding M20/M25/M40 family metallo-hydrolase, whose product is MKDDLNIDLLKRLCETPGVPGREERVRALIEEEVDGLFDETHTDAMGSLICTRYPRAKGSSSKKSTKKKASSSKKADATRVMILSHMDEIGFYVSHIDDKGFIRVNPAGGFDTRNLFSRRVLVCTSGGDLKAVMNPGGRPVHISGPEERNKVPEVKEFFVDTGMPADEVKEKVRIGDYVVMDEPLIEIGTKVVSKALDNRFACWLGIESIRKLHKSGNGHKCEVVVAFTTQEEVGLRGAKTAAYAVKPDIGLGIDVSLACDTPGVPDAEAVNQHGKGFGLHIQDGSFIANYDLVDQVEAIAKKKRIAYQRTILARGGQDGAAAQQMAAGAKAVGIVCGTRYIHTVTEMIDRRDLAAARDIVAATLSTL